In Sciurus carolinensis chromosome 8, mSciCar1.2, whole genome shotgun sequence, the genomic stretch ACTTCTGGACACGGGGCGCTGGGCGTTTCCAGTGGCTACTGCAGCAAAGGACCACAGAGGCTTCCCACCTGCTCTCCCCGCACCCCGAATCTGGGCTCTGGAAATGTCGTTTTTCGTCTGAAAGCAGCACCTTCCGGAGAGACCAGAGCAGAGTGCGGCAGCAGGGCGCGGATGGCGGCTGGCATCGGGCGCGGTTCTGCCCCTTGTCGCCTGCTGAGAGCCACACGCGGTGCCCCACGTCCTGGAGTGCGCTCGGGTCCCCTGCCCTGGGGTGACGCTGGGAAATCATGCACCCTGTCGGCATCTGACTGCGAGGAGCCGTCGCCCGGGGCTCCCAACCCTTTGCCTCTCTTAGCTTGTACTTTCTGCGCTCGCTGAggccctggggctctggggcACCTGGGACCAGCGGCCAGCGGCCAGGTGGTTCACCTGGGCCAAGCCCAGCCACGTTCACCGGGGAGTCCCCGGTGGACAAATGACATGGTGGACCCGGTCCCTGCCCAGGGAGATGGGGCCGAAGCCCAGGGAGGACGGCCTGCCTGCGTCTCTGAGCCGACGCCAACCCTGCCCGAAGCATTCCTGCAGCTTGACGCTTGACGCCCACTGGCCAGGTTGCTGGAGGCCCCCTGGCGCCTCCCTCAGGGCAGGGCAGGTCCTGCAGCCGGTCCTGGGGGAGGAACGGGGACGTTTCCCGCAAACCCATCTTGCTTTGCTGGACTCCTAGAAGCCCCCCGTCCGATATTCTGCTGTGGAAACGTTGGCTCCCCGTGAGGCGGAGCCCCTGCCCGGGCACAGAGCCTGGAGCGAGTGGGCGTCTCCCAGGAGGGGCACATCTCCTGGCGAGGCTCACGGGCAGGGCTGAGTCTCACCGGAGGTGCCCACGCCCCCTGCCTAGTTGCTGGATGCCACCCTCCACCCCAAATCCACCAGGCAAGCGCGGCAGTTGCAGGCAGGAAAGGCTGGGGAGCAGAGGGCACTCGCTGCCCGGCGGGTGCAGAGAGGCCCGGGTGTCCCTGGCCTGCCCCCCACGGCTGGGCAAGTGTGGCTGGTTCCTGCACCTCTGGGGCTCTCAGGCCTTCTCCCTAAAGGCAGCGCGATAACAGGAGCCCATTAGCAGCTGCAGGGGTAGATGTTTGTACTGTACTATCAATTAGTCATTCAACACACACTggctgagcacctactgtgtgccaggtcgTTCTGGGCACTCAGGAGGGAGCAAGCACAAGCCAGGCATCGCCTGCTGTTGTGAGCTGAGGTTCTGGAAGGTAGGCGGGCTTCTCTCTCCCCGGCTGGGGGAGTCAGTTCTGATTTACTTCCGGAAGCTGCCCAGCCTCTGCGGAGCCTGGTGCCCTGTGAGTGGCTGCCCACCTTTTTTAAATGAGCCGTGAAGAACCAGCACCTGGAGAGAAGGGCCAGAGACAGCGTGTGAAGGGGAGGTGGCGGGCTCTGGGTGGCAGAGGTGGCCTCCTAGCTCTGGGCACCGCGCTGACAGGCCCCAGGAGGCCCCGGGTCCCCGAGCCCTGCTGGCGGCCTGAGAACGGCGAGCAGGTGGCCAGACCTACAGGTGCAGCCTGACCCACAGCCACAGAGACACTGGCATGTGAAAGTCAAGGGCATGGCCTGGCCGCGGCGGCAGGTTGACGCCAGCAGGCGGGTCTGCGGACGCTGGCGCACGGGCCCCGCGGAGGCCGGCCTTCCTCGCGCCTTGCCTGGCTTCTCTGGAGACCCCGCTGTCCACCAGGACCGGCCTCTCTTCTCCCTCGGCTCTGCCCTCGGCCAGGTGCCGCGGGGCCCCTGCTGGGATTGGTGCCCGTCCCTGGTCAAGTGGAGCAGGCCAGGCTCTCCGGAGGACTTGGTGGACAGAACGTGAAGGGACAGGAAGTGCCGACCCCCTGGGCAGGTGTGGGGCCAGGGAGGCGGCCCAGGCGTGGGAGCCCCAGGCCGAGGCTGCAGGCCGGGCCCTGCCAGGGGCCCAGCGACGGGAGGGTGCTCggctcctccagcctcagttCCTGGGTCTGGAAAGTGGGGGCGTCGTCTGGCCCTGGTGAGGAAGCGCTCGGGTGAGGCCGGGGCCACAGAGACACCCGAGGGCCCCACACACCTGACCAGGGACAGGCAGGGCGAGTGGACCAGGCCACAGAGACACCCGAGGGCCCCACACACCTGACCAGGGACAGGCAGGGCGAGTGGACCAGGCCACAGAGACACCCGAGGGCCCCACACACCTGACCAGGGACAGGCGGGGGGGGGGGACCAGGCCACAGAGACACCCGAGGGCCCCACACACCTGACCAGGGACAGGCAGGGCGAGTGGACCAGGCCACAGAGACACCCGAGGGCCCCACACACCTGACCAGGGACAGGCAGGGCGAGTGGACCAGGCCACAGAGACACCCGAGGGCATCACACACCTGACCAGGGACAGGCGGGGGGGGGGACCAGGCCACAGAGACACCCGAGGGCATCACACACCTGACCAGGGACAGGCAGGGCAGGGGGGCGATGGCATGCCCCCCACCCGGAGCCCAGGTCCGTCCAGCTGGTGCCATCACGTTAGACAGAGGGTCAGGGCACCAGGGCCGGTCGGTCACCCAAAGCCAGAGCCTTCCGGGTGCCATCTCCTGACCTTTAGATGACGCCAGTCAGTTTTCAAGAACAGCAAAACCCAACTGGGACAACCGAACGCTCTGCGGGCCACCCGTGGGCCACCTCCAGGCTGGACAGGTGTCTGCGGTCCTCCATCGTGTGGCCTGGGGCAGCAGGACCTGCGGAGGGTCATCGCACGCCTGGTTCCATGGTGAGGTGGATCCGAGAGGGGAGGGACAGAGCTGGGCCTGGCAGGGCCTGGCGGTGGGCGCTGGGCGGGGAGGGTGCCGTCCTCCACGGGTCTGAAGGGCGTCCGGCGGGGCACAGACCCTGCCAAGCAAGGGCAGCGGCTCCAGCACTCATTCGGGTAGAAGCTGGGGCCGTGCCCAGCTCGGGGGTCACCAACCAACAGGCCAGGAGCAGAGGGCGCCTCCGGCCACAGAGACCCTGGGCCCCCTGGACTGACTGGTGTGTGGCTGGGACCTACTGTGGGGAGCCGCCCGGGCCGCCCGCCTGCCCAGCCCACTCGTCCCTGCAGGAGGCCGGGGCATTCCTGTGACCCAGCCGCCTGGGCGGGCCTGGCACGTTCCCGAGCAAGAGGAGTTCGCTGGGGGGCGGCAGGGGAGGGCGCGAGAGGTGGGGCCCCGAGACCCCGCCTGCTCCAGCCTCCCGCGGGCAGGTCGGGACCCTCCTGCCCCGTCACCGCAACCTGCCCCAGCCGGGGAGTCTGAGGGCCAGGGTCCCGAGCAGGCGCTCTGCACAGACACGCTCCAGTCCACCCTGGCTGCCTGTGGGCACTGTCTGATGCCTGGCCCGGTGCCCTGGGGCTCAGAGGGGGGCCTTCGGGAGGGACGTGACCCCCCCTGCAGCAGCTGTCACAGGGAACCCGGAACCTCTTCTCCTCTGTTCTCCACTGAGCGTGATCACATCTGGGTGGTGCATACAGTCAGTGCTCGATAAATGCACACCCTGGAAAGGGCGTCTCTAAAGAGGGACAGGGTGATCCTGGGCTCCAGGACGGCACTCGGGTCCTCCCTGCATGCCAGACGGTGGGCCCTCAGCCAGAGGCCACCCCACAAGACATCGGGAAAGACAATATTAATGGGTTCAAGCCTAATCAAATCTGGATAATTTCACTAGAAACCTTTCCATAATTTCATCAGCGTTCAAGGATTACAATAGCAACAAATTAAACCAACAGGCATGAATTTAGTTGCTCAAGAGGAAAATGTAGCCTGATTTAGAAACGGATGTTACAGTTTATTAaccaatctaaattaatttgattttgaacCGCTGTTAAATATACATTAGGATGTATCGCCCGAGCGcgtgggggagggggcgggggagggcCGGCCGACCGCCTCTGCGCCTGCCCACGCGTTAACCCTGGGGTTCTGGGCAGCGCTCACAGCCGGACGGGGAGGACCAGAGAAAGCCAGGGATCCCAGCTGCGCCCCAGGGTGGAGCCAAATCTCAGTCTGAAAATCCCAGGGTGTTTCTGGCTTCCTGTGCAGCTGGCCCGGGGCTCAAGGTCAGTAGGAGTCGGCCTTTCCCTGTTTCCTGTTCACACTCTTCCACGTGGGCTTGACTCTCAAGCAGGTCTTGCCACCGGCCGCTGCAGGGGTCCCTCTGCCcgctcagcccctcccagagaGCTCCTCTGTGTCCAGGTCCTGCCCAGTCCCTGCTGAATGTCCCTGGGCTGGCTAGGCGCCCACGCTGCTCTGGTGGGCCAGGCATGGCTCCCACTGGCCTGAGCTGGAGGGGCAGGTGGGCGTCCTGGAGGGTCCCCAACCCAGAACCGCTTCTGCAGGGAGCAGCGTGGACCCTGAGCTCAGAGGCAGGAGCCGCCGGCCACCAAAGGCCGGGCTGGTGCCCagcaggcccaggagggagggtgGCCGGCCATACAGCAGCTGGGGTGCCCGGCTCCTCACTTGCAGGTCACAGCCTCGTCCCTGCCAGCTGGGGACCTGTAGCTCACGTGGCGATCCGTCTTCCCATCTCCTCCGCCTCTTAGCGGTCACCTCCTGACCCAGTGACCACGAAACCCCGCCACCTGCAGGCCACGCCCGGCGCGAGTGGCTGCCTGGAGGCCCGGCTCCTCTCCCGGCCCTTGGTGCAGTGCCCGACCCTAACGCCCTCCAGGGACAGCTCTACCCAGCGCCAGGCCTGGGGCCCAGGCAACACGGCCCTCCTGCGCAGATGGCCAGGTCAGAAGGCTCTGGAAACCTCTGCTCTACCCGGACACAGGGCGGGGGCCCCGAGGCCAGGCTGAGATCAGCTCGGGGAGTCCGTGCCTGCGCTGTGCACCGTCTTCCTCCCGCAGGGAGCTCGCGGCCAGAACCCGCACCATCTGCCTGCTCTCTGCAGGGGCTCCTCGGCCACTCACCCTGTCACCAGGGTCACACCCTCGTCCTGAGGCCTCTGGCCCAGCACACGCGGCCCGGACAGAGTTCACCGCTTCCACCCAGGGGCTcgagaaaggaaaataaacagcAAGCACTTACTGTTTGCCGGGGGCCTCTCGGCAGCCCGGCACTGGCCTGGCAGTGACCCCCGCCCTTCCACCAGCCTGCAAACAGCACGGGTGGGCCGAACAGTGCCCGGGGGCCACGCGGCCTCTGTGGGTCCCACTGGACGGCAAGGCCAGAGGCGGAGGCCCGAGGTCAAGGCAGCAGAGTCCACGCCTGCTGAGGGCTGCTGCTGGCTCGGGGGCTGCTTCCGGGTGTCCTCGCCTGGGGGAAACGGCCGGGAGCTCTCTGGGGTCCCTTCTAGAACTTACCAACCCCTCGTGCGGGCTCCTCCCTCAGGACCTTGTGGCCTCCCACAGACTTTGCCGGTCAGGACCCACGTCACATGCCGGTCAGGACCTCAGCCCGAGACTGCCGGGAGACACAAGCGTCTCCTCTGTGACACACGCATCGAAAGCGCAGCCGCGGTCGGGGGTgccagcctcctgggcctccacAGCAGGCCTCCCCGTCtggggcctttgcacctgctgagCTGGCGGCCTGGAAAGCTCTGCTTCCCTCTCCACCACAGCATCCCAGGGACCTGGAACTTCAGCCCACCAGCCCCGCTGCCTCGGGGACCCCATTCACACTACGAGAGGGCAGGGGTCCTGGCACGGGAGCCCGGAGGGTGCCACCAGGGCTGCTCGTGGGGAGGCCCAGCTTAGAGGACAGGAGGGTGAGGGCGCCACGGCTGGGCCAGGGGAGCCACAGTCACCACTCCATGGGGACAGGGCCAGGGCCACTGTTCAGGGGCCAGGAACCTCTGGGAACCGGCTGGAGAGGGTCCCGCGGCACCGCTAGTGTCACTGATCCGGGACTGCGGACCTCGGGGTGGCTCCCGGGGTGGCTCTCGGGGTGGCTCTCGGGGTGGCTCTCAGGGTGGCTCTCGGGGTGGCTCCCGGGGTGGCTCTTGGGGTGGCTCTCGGGGTGGCTCTCAGAGCGACTCGCACGGTGGCTCTCGGGTGGCTCTCGGGGTGGCTCCCGGGGTGGCTCTCAGGGTGGCTCTCGGGGTGGCTCCCGGGGTGGCTCTTGGGGTGGCTCTCGGGGCGACTCGCGCGGTGGCTCTTGGGTGGCTCTCGGGGTGGCTCCCGGGGTGGCTCTCAGGGTGGCTCTCGGGGTGGCTCCCGGGGTGGCTCTTGGGGTGGCTCTCGGGGCGACTCGCGCGGTGGTTTTTATGCGACAGATGTTTCGCCACAGTGAAAAATCAAGAGGCTCGAGGAGGTAGAACAGCCCAGCCGCCTGGCTTCATGAAAACGAGgcagaggggaaaagaaaggaaggcgGGAAGGACAGAGGCTCTGGACCTAAAGCCCGGATCCCAGCGGCCCCGCCTGGCCCCCAGGCCCGCCCTCCTGGCCGGTCACTCCCGAATTCCTGAGAAACCTAGGAATCTTGGCGTCACGTCAGCTTGCTGGTCTAGGAGAATCGCCTCGTTCAGCCGCTCACGGGAGCCCTTCGGCTCAGAGAGGTATTTTTAGATCAGATAACACACAGGGCGACGTATTTTAGGAAACCCACAATCCGGGCGCATACCTATTAATCAGATCAAGGAGGACAACCAGCGACAGCCGAGGACCCCAGGGACCAGCCCTCCCAGGCCGAGATCGCCGGCTGGTGCCGCTCCCACATCCTCCTGTGACGCCCTGAGCCAGGTTCCCTCCAGGACAGCAGGTGGGCGGCCCTGCGAGGACGCGGCCTCCACCTTCCGCTCTCTAACAGGCGCCTCCTCTGCGGAGCCCTGATCCTGTAGGGGCCTCCTTAGACGCTTTGCAGGGACAGGACCCTCCAGGACGGCTCGGTCCCCTGCCCCGCAGCCAGCCTCTGCCGTGAGACCTGCCGTCCTGGCCTCCGCTCCAGGGACTCTGCTGGGAGGTGGGTCACCAGGCCCGTGGTGGGCAGCCTGCTGAGGGGTGGGCCCGAGCAGGGACCCTGCAGGATCACCTGGCCAGGGGCCCAGGGCCTGTGGGACGGACTGACACGCAGGTCTGTCCTGCCAGGGTCCTTCAGCAGCCGTGGACCTTCTGGCTAGGGAGGCAGCGGCCAGGGGCCTCGGCCCAGGACGGCCCCCCGGGATCTGCCCTGCGGCCGGCTCAGCCCCGGGAACCAGGTGCGCTGCCCACTCACGGGGCACAGTGTCCGCCTCACAGGCGCCTGCCCGAAGCTGGCTGGCCCCACCCGGGCACCAGGTGCCAGCCGGGCACACAGCCCAGCCGGGAGCTCACGTGGTGGGCAGCCTGTGCCTGGCGGCTGGAGAGCGGGGTGTCTGCAGCACCGGCCTCCGGGGTCACCTCCGCCCGTCTGTGGAAGGACCCCGGTGCCCACGTGAAGGTGGGGTCCCTGGGCAGTGCAGGGTCCAGGCTGGCGTCCCCGCAGACGGAACGGGACTGCCAGGGACTGAGGGCAGCTGTGGTTTGGGGCCCGTCCTACAGGGCCTGGGCCCTCAAGGCTGCCAGGACCGAACTGGCACCTATGCTCAGAGAGGTCAGGCGACAGCCCAGCATCACACAGCATCTGCCCCCGGCTGTGGAGCAGGGCTGGGGCCCAGGTCCATCTGCCCAGAGCCCATGTCTGTGCCTCTGCAGTCCCAGTCCTGGTCGCTGGGACAGGGACGCGGCTCCACGATGGCCTTGACGTCCCGCCTGCTCCCGGGTTGGCAGATGGTAGGTGCTCACTCGTGTTTGGGCGCATGTTTGGGCTCTTCCCAGCCCTGGCGTCGGGTGGCAGGGGCAGGTTCACGGGAAACAGACGTGAGGCTCTGGACGTGGGCAGGCACAGCAGAGGGGCCCGAGAAGGGAGCCGCCCCCTCCCAGGGAGGGGACCACAGTGCAAAGGTCAGGGGCCAACTGAGCCTGGCAACCCTGAGGAGCCGCGAAGAGGCCTGGGCGGCTGACGCTGAAGGGGTGGGACCGAGGATGAGGGGAGGGGACGGCTGAGGGGCTGGTCACGGGACAACACTGGCTTTTACCAAGGGAGGTGGGAGCCACGGGAGGCTCTTGAGCAGAGGAGCAGCCTGCTGGACGGGATTGGAGTTTAACAGGCTCCCTCGGGCGGCCGCGTGAGGAGGGGACTCTGGCCCTCGGAACTCAGTGGGCCCTGGCAACTGGACCGCCGCCCCTGTCCAGGTGAGCCACATGCCCAGAGTCCGGTGAGGCAGCGGGCAGGAGCTGGGGGCCTGTTGGGAAGGCGAGGGCAGCAGGCCAGCCAGTGAGCTGGACGGACGCAGGACAAAGAGCAGCCAGGGACACCGGGGAAGGTCGAGTCCTGCTCAAGAGGGTCAGAGGAGCAGCCTCAGGTCCACCGACTACCCGGGCCAGGGCCGGGCCTGAGCCATCTGTCCCCAGCTGGCTCCCTCCCCCAGGGCTTAGCAGCAGAAAGTGGAGCGCCGCGTCCCGTCCTCGGGGACAGAGCCAGCCAGCCCTCCCCTGCGCGTCCCCCCGCGCGGGAGCCTCCAACTGGGTCGGCCTCAATCTGCCAGGAGGCCGGTGCCATAAATCACAGGGGCCATGCGGAGCCTCGGAGATCGCCTCCTGCAGCGAGGCCCGCACGGCGGGGACGGGGGTGCGCCCGGCAGCGGCAGCCGGACTCGTCACGCACCCATGACGAGGTGACCGGAGCTCGGGGTCCCAGCTGAGCGAGGAGGGAACGGGGGGCCCAGCCCCGCGCCCCCAGCCGCCCCTCCCTGCAGGGCGGTGCCGTCAGGGAGGCCCGGCCAGGAGGGACGCCAGGGGCTCTGGAGCACCTCGGAAGACATCTTGGCTGAGCTGCTGAAAGCTGTGGGTCCTCGAGCAAGACgcctaacctctctgggccttgttTCTCCTCCGAAAACGCAGGAGGTCACTGTGCCACTTGCCTCGCAGCTGGCGAGGGTGGTGACGCGGTTCTCTAGGCAACGACGCGTCAACACGAGTCATAtgtatcttcttcttctttcttttcttttttctgtttttggtactggggtttgaacccaggaacactaacatccccagcccttaaaaaattttttttaagatattgagacagggtctccctaaatctTTTGgagcctcgctgagttgctgaggctggcttaggacctgtgatcctcctgcctcagcctccggagtcgctgGGATCGCAGGCGTGGCCGCCTCTTGGGCCGATGCACCATGTCCAGAGCCCGTGTGTGACTCAGCACAGATCAGTCCACCTGCCCCCCGTGGCGACCGATGCGTCCACCAAGAGCGCAGCGATCTGCGTGTCCCCTGCTGGAGGAGAAATAAGCACTGGGGGGTGTCCAGCGGGGATCTGGGGGTCACTGGTTACAGCGGCAAAACCCGACCCCTCCTGACAGGCGCAGGGTCAGCGAGAGGACACGCGAGGTCCAGGCACGGCGTGGGCGCCCAGGGtcagcttctcttctcactgGAACAACCTCCAGGAGCAAACGAGCAGGTCTGGGCCCTGAGCGGGGTGGACGGGCTCCACGGAGGTCCGAGGCCCCCTCCCGGGTCTTCCTCGAGAGCCGCGAGGTCATGTCTCAGGGCCCTGCCGGTCACCAGTGCCTCCGATGTGCCCGTGCGCTCTGGAAAGCTGGGACAGGCAGCCTTCCGGCACCGTCCTCGGGCCTCTTCGGGCTCAGTCGCCCCTCGGAGCCCCTGCTTCCCAACCGTCGCGTTCGAGGTCGGTGTGACTCCAGCCCGGGTCCTGGAGGAGGTGCCAGGAGCCCAGGCCCCAACCCCCCAGAGCGGGTGCTGGGAAGCAGAGCGCCCAGCCGGCCAGAGGCGCCCGGCCGGCAGCCAGCACTGTGGTGCCCGGTTGGCGGCATGTTCTGGAAGGGTTTCCAAGGTCCGCGCTGCTCCCGGGTTCCTGGGCTGCTCCacccgcagctcctcctcctgggATCCTGGTGCCCTCGGGTGCTGGGCCTCGGTCCCCAGGCTGTTCCACACGCTGCCCCTGAGCCCGTCTGTCCGCCCTTGGGCTCTGCTTTCCAGCCACGCCAGGTCGCGGCTCCTGTCCAGCCGCAGCTGGGAGGGGGAGGGCCGAGGGCCGATGGAACCATGACCCTGGGCTCCGACCACCTCC encodes the following:
- the LOC124991531 gene encoding uncharacterized protein LOC124991531 translates to MAWPRRQVDASRRVCGRWRTGPAEAGLPRALPGFSGDPAVHQDRPLFSLGSALGQTLCRDRTLQDGSVPCPAASLCRETCRPGLRSRDSAGRVLQQPWTFWLGRQRPGASAQDGPPGSALRPAQPREPGALPTHGAQCPPHRRLPEAGWPHPGTRCQPGTQPSRELTWWAACAWRLESGVSAAPASGVTSARLWKDPGAHVKVGSLGSAGSRLASPQTERDCQGLRAAVVWGPSYRAWALKAARTELAPMLREVRRQPSITQHLPPAVEQGWGPGPSAQSPCLCLCSPSPGRWDRDAAPRWP